Genomic window (Streptomyces sp. NBC_01431):
GCGAAGGCAAGAAGTGGAACAGCGACTTCGCCGTCCACGTCAACGCCACCGAGTCCTACCCGGTCGCCCACGCCTTCTCCGAAACCCTCGTCGACAAGACGAACCCCCAGTGGGACTGGCTCGACCAGTCCTACCGCATCGACCAGCGCCGCGACCTCATCTCCGGCGACATCGTCCGGCGCTTCGCGGACCTGCGCCGCGAAGCCGACCCGGCCCTCAACGCCGTCTACATCGACGTGTTCCGCGAATCCGGCTGGACCTCCGACCGCCTCCAGCGCGCCCTGCGCGACCAGGGCTGGCTGGTGGCCTCCGAATGGGCCCACGGCCTGGAACGCTCCTCGCTGTGGTCGCACTGGGCGAACGAGACGGACTACGGCCCCGACACCTCGCGCGGCATCAACTCCCAGCTGATCCGCTTCGTACGCCACCACCACAAGGACGTCTTCGCCAACAAGTGGCCCACCCTGCTCGGCCACGTCCACATGGGCAACTTCGAGGGCTGGGTCGGCAAGACCGACTGGACGGCGTTCTACGATCTGATCTGGACCGAGTCGCTGCCCGCCAAATACCTCCAGGCGTACCCCGTCCAGCGCTGGACCGACCACGAGGTCACCTTCTCCGGCCCCACCCGCACCTCCGTCTCGGACGCCTCCGGCGCGCGCCGCATCACCACCGACACCCGGCTCGTGTACGACGGCGGGACCTACCTGCTGCCGTGGGAGCCACGCAACGCCACCGACCCGGCGAAGCTGTACCACTACAACCCGGCCGGCGGCACCAGCAGTTGGCGCCTCCCGCGCGGCTGGGCGGGCCTTGGCAAGGTGGCCCTGTACCGGCTCACAGACCAGGGCCGGGTGCACGTCCGCGACCTGCCGGTCCGCGCCGGAAAGATCACCATCGAGGGCGCGGCGGCCGGGCAGCCCTACGTGGTGTACCGGGACCGGGCACCCGCCCAGGGCGACCCGCGCTGGGGCCAGTTCACCCCCGTGCACGACCCCGGGTTCAACTCCGCCTCGCTGAAAGGCTGGCAGGTCACCGGCACCGCGAAGGTCGCCCTCAGCCCGCTCGGCGACTACGAACTCGTCCTGCCCGGCGGCGGCGCCACCACCGTCGCCCAGCGCCTGGCCCGCCTCGCCCCCGGCAGCTACGTCGCGTCCGTCCAGGTCGAGGTCGGCGAGAGCGCGGGGGAGCGGCGCCGGGCCGCACTCGACATCCGCACCGCCGACGGGGTGACCGCCACCAACTGGACGGACACCTCCACCGCCGGGAACCACGTCGCCGCCGACCGCAAGCACGACACCCGCTTCCAGCGCATGTCCACCCCCTTCACCGTCCCCGCGGGCGGCGGCCCCGTCACCCTCACCCTGCGCGCCGACGCGGGCGCGGCCCGGGTCCGCTTCGACAACGTGCGCGTCGTGCCGGCCGCCCCCACCACCAAGCCCGGCACCCTCGCGTACGAGGACTTCCAGAACGTTCCCCAGGGCTGGGGCGTCTTCGTCAAGGGCGACGCGGGCGGCTCCACCGACCCGCGCACCCACATCGCCCAGCGGCACGCCCCGTTCACCCAGCGCGGCTGGAACGGCAAAGCCATCGACGACATCGTGGACGGCACCCAGTCCCTGAAGTCCCGGGGCGAGAACAGCGGCCTGGTCTACCGCACGGTCCCGCACACCGCCCGCTTCCGGCCGGGCCACCGCTACCGGATCTCGTTCCGCTACGAGAACGAGAAGGCGGGCCAGTACGCCTGGATCACGGCCGTCGACGGACCGGCCCCGCGCGAACTGACCCGGGCCGCCCTCCCGGCCACCACCGAACCGGCCCTGTTCTCCTACGAGTTCACGGCACCCGCATCGGGGGAGGCGTGGGTGGGCCTGCGAAAGGTGGGCGACGACGGCTCGGCGGAATTCACCCTGGACACCTGGGAGGCGCAAGAGCTCTAGCGGGGCCCGGGTGGCCCCCCACGCGGCGATGGCCGCACAGTGCCACAGCGGGAAGGGGCGGGCGGAAGCGAAGGTCAGCCCAAGCTCACGGCGTCCGCTTCCTGCGCCCCTTCCAGCTCAAGCACCCACACCTCGTTCACCCCCGCCCGCAACACCGGCCCCGGCACATGCAGCACCCGCTGCGGACCCACCCACCAGTACCGCCCCAGACAGAACCCGTTCACCCACACGAACCCCCGCCCCCAACCAGGGAGTTGAAGCTCCGCCCAGGAATTCGCGTACGAGGAGGAAGGCGCGCCGGCGGGGAGGTCGACCCAGC
Coding sequences:
- a CDS encoding endo-alpha-N-acetylgalactosaminidase family protein; protein product: MNAEQHGPKRRTVVAATALAGAGAALGIPSTARAADRTPAEAVVRSAALDVRVDTRFPRIVSYTDRASGAVLHGQEDPLTDVVIDGTAHTPRVTSRPGTDRITYTLAFDGGTEVGVEIRAEGHRVDWRVTRIADTAALRVGTLQIPGLALLSVRSDQPGAQLLAAILQLDKAKSGDTLITPTATTTPDAAPIGCAYAVLAHHGLGGAIETNTVYDNPAGTPGASWENGRLWRQTLKRDGYVKTQLAPGQWTHRAATAATADTEPLPYATVVVTGDRGGDGVVDWQDAAIAFRDIMVTPLGADDQHLRVVPHIPFNFASQATNPFLATLDNVKRISLATDGLRQYTLLKGYQSEGHDSAHPDYAGNYNQRAGGLADLNSLVREGKKWNSDFAVHVNATESYPVAHAFSETLVDKTNPQWDWLDQSYRIDQRRDLISGDIVRRFADLRREADPALNAVYIDVFRESGWTSDRLQRALRDQGWLVASEWAHGLERSSLWSHWANETDYGPDTSRGINSQLIRFVRHHHKDVFANKWPTLLGHVHMGNFEGWVGKTDWTAFYDLIWTESLPAKYLQAYPVQRWTDHEVTFSGPTRTSVSDASGARRITTDTRLVYDGGTYLLPWEPRNATDPAKLYHYNPAGGTSSWRLPRGWAGLGKVALYRLTDQGRVHVRDLPVRAGKITIEGAAAGQPYVVYRDRAPAQGDPRWGQFTPVHDPGFNSASLKGWQVTGTAKVALSPLGDYELVLPGGGATTVAQRLARLAPGSYVASVQVEVGESAGERRRAALDIRTADGVTATNWTDTSTAGNHVAADRKHDTRFQRMSTPFTVPAGGGPVTLTLRADAGAARVRFDNVRVVPAAPTTKPGTLAYEDFQNVPQGWGVFVKGDAGGSTDPRTHIAQRHAPFTQRGWNGKAIDDIVDGTQSLKSRGENSGLVYRTVPHTARFRPGHRYRISFRYENEKAGQYAWITAVDGPAPRELTRAALPATTEPALFSYEFTAPASGEAWVGLRKVGDDGSAEFTLDTWEAQEL